A single genomic interval of Noviherbaspirillum cavernae harbors:
- the argF gene encoding ornithine carbamoyltransferase, whose translation MAIKHFLQFSDFTLDEFEYVIERSRIIKRKFKNYEPYHPLLDRTLVMVFEKNSTRTRLSFEAGMHQLGGAAIYLNTRDSQLGRGEPVEDAAQVMSRMCDIIMIRTFGQEIIDRFAAHSRVPVINGLTNEHHPCQVLADIFTYIEHRGSIAGKTVAWIGDANNMLYSWLQAADVFGFHVNVSTPKGYEIDQQLVSATNNRYTVFADPSAACEGANLVTTDVWTSMGYEEENAARLKAFDGWIVDGAKMKRAKPDALFMHCLPAHRGEEVAAEVIDGPQSVVWDEAENRLHVQKALLEYLVLGRLNH comes from the coding sequence ATGGCAATCAAACACTTCCTCCAGTTTTCTGACTTTACGCTTGATGAATTCGAGTACGTGATCGAACGTTCTCGAATCATCAAGCGCAAGTTCAAGAATTACGAGCCCTACCATCCGCTGCTCGATCGCACGCTGGTGATGGTGTTCGAGAAGAACTCGACACGCACGCGCCTGTCCTTCGAAGCGGGCATGCATCAACTGGGCGGCGCGGCGATCTACCTCAACACGCGTGACAGTCAGCTTGGCCGTGGCGAACCTGTCGAAGATGCGGCGCAAGTCATGTCACGCATGTGCGACATCATCATGATTCGTACCTTCGGCCAGGAAATCATCGACCGCTTCGCCGCGCATTCGCGCGTGCCGGTGATCAACGGCCTGACCAATGAACATCATCCGTGCCAGGTGCTCGCGGACATTTTCACGTACATCGAGCATCGCGGCTCCATCGCCGGCAAGACCGTCGCGTGGATCGGCGACGCGAACAACATGCTGTATTCATGGCTGCAAGCGGCCGACGTATTCGGCTTCCACGTCAATGTCTCGACACCGAAAGGCTACGAAATCGACCAGCAACTCGTGTCTGCGACAAATAACCGTTACACCGTCTTCGCCGATCCGTCCGCCGCCTGTGAAGGCGCGAACCTGGTGACGACCGATGTCTGGACCAGCATGGGTTACGAAGAAGAAAATGCCGCTCGCCTGAAAGCCTTCGACGGCTGGATCGTCGATGGCGCGAAGATGAAGCGCGCCAAGCCGGATGCCTTGTTCATGCACTGCCTGCCCGCCCATCGCGGCGAGGAAGTCGCAGCAGAAGTCATCGACGGACCGCAATCCGTCGTGTGGGATGAAGCGGAAAACCGGCTGCACGTCCAGAAAGCGCTACTCGAATACCTGGTCCTGGGCAGGCTCAATCATTAA